From the genome of Pectobacterium atrosepticum:
GAAGGCGATACGTTTATCGCACTGGATTCACCGTTCAACCACCGTGAGCAGGGGCGTCTGGTGATTCCTAAAATGCGTCATGAACCGCTGATGGAGTCTGAGGCGCAGCATATTGCCGAGATGGCGCAATTTTTTCGAGCAGAATTACAGAAGGATAAGCATAAAGGTATGTTGATGCTGTTTGCCAGCCAGCGTGCCATGCAGCTCTTTCTGACACAGGTGACCGATTTACGCCTGATGTTGCTGGTTCAGGGAGATAAACCACGCTATAGGCTGGTTGAATTACATCGTCAGCGGGTACAAGAAGGCCAGACCAGCGTACTGATTGGCTTACAGTCCTTTGCGGAAGGGCTGGATCTGAAAGGTGAACTGCTCTCTCAGGTGCATATTCACAAAATAGCGTTTCCGCCCATCGACAGTCCGGTGATTTTGACGGAAGGCGAGTGGCTAAAAAGTCTCAAACGGCACCCGTTTATCGTACAAAGCTTGCCCAGCGCCTCGTTTAACCTCATCCAACAGGTTGGACGCCTTATTCGCAGCCATAGTTGTTTTGGTGAAATTGTCATTTACGACAGGCGACTGTTAACCAAAGGCTATGGCGCACAGTTGCTGGCGGCGCTGCCGGTTTTCCCGATTGAACAGCGAGATATGCCATAACAAATTTCTCTATATCTGTTCGTCTAATAAGGGGGTAATTAGTTCTTATTTAGCGCTATATTTTTTTATTCTTATTTGTTAGATTTGTCTCGGAACAGCAAGGATGCCGTTAATACGTGTGGCAAAGTGTGTCATTACGCAGTGCGGTTTTATCAACCAGGGATTGGTGACATGATGAGAATTAATACAATTAATAAAACCCCCTTCTTTTTCAAAAACAAATGCCGTTTGGCATCAGATCCCTTTACTGTCCATACCAATAATAAAAAGTAGTCATCTAACTTTATTATTTATTAATTGATAATAACGAAAATAATTGGAATTTTTTCTTAATTATTTCCTTATAGAGATAATTTTTATTTATATGAGTTTTTTGGATATAAATATTTTTGGGTAAGCACCCTTTATACTCTAAATAATTCGAGTTTCAGGACAAAACATTGGCCCTTTAGAGCAAGGCCCACGGCGGGCCGAGTACTTAAGAGAAGCCAACGCACATGCGGCTTGAAGTATGACGGGAATACTCAGGAGACGATTAAACCGCAGCCATGCACGGCATCGTGCAATGTAGTTCAGTAGGGTTATTGCATGAAGGGATTTAGGATTCTGATCATCCTGATCAGACTTATGGAGAAGAAAAGATGGCTTTACGAGATTTGCAAGATGAAGACACCGCAACATCCGCATTGGATGCGGCTGGTACAGGATTTAGCGATGTAGCACCGCTGTTTTATAACCATGTTCGTGGTGATGATGTGGTGTTGAAGGGAAAACCTTCTTTCACCAGCGAGCAGGCTGGCTGGCAAATAGTTCGCGATGGTTTGACGTGGAACGGTACAAATGTGTTTGGTAAATCTGCGGATTTGACCTATTCGTTCTTACAGAACGTGAAGTCTATCCCTTCTGGCGATCAGGGCTTTGTGAAATTCAGCGCAGCCCAGGAACAACAAGCCAAACTGTCTCTGCAATCGTGGTCAGATGTTGCCAATCTCACGTTTACTCAGGTTAGCCCTACCCAAAAAGCCACTATCACGTTTGGTAACTATACCCGTGATTCAAGCGGTCGGATGGACTACGATACTCAGGCTTACGCTTATATGCCGGGTAACCACTCAGCGGCGGGCAGCGCTTGGTTTAACTACAACGCTGACACGGTGCGTAACCCAGCGACGGAATACGGCAAGCAGACGCTGACGCATGAAATCGGCCATGCGCTGGGCCTGAATCACCCAGGTGATTACAATGCGGGTGAAGGTAATCCGACTTACCGCGATGTGACCTACGCAGAAGATACGCGCCAATATAGTCTGATGAGCTACTGGAGTGAGCAGAATACCGGCGGTGATTTCAAGGGGCACTATGCTGCTGGTCCGTTAATTGATGATATCGCGGCGATTCAATTGCTGTACGGCGCGAATATGGACACGCGTACCGGTGATACGGTATACGGTTTCAATTCCAATACCGGTCGTGATTTCTATACCACCAACAGCAATAGCCAAAAATTGATCTTCTCCGTTTGGGATGCGGGCGGCAACGATACGTTTGATTTCTCTGGCTACAAGGACAATCAAATTATCGATCTGAATGAAGGTCGTTTTTCTGATGTTGGCGGCCTGAAAGGTAACGTGTCTATCGCTCACGGTGTGACGATTGAAAACGCGATTGGTGGTTCCGGCAACGATATTATTATCGGTAACAGTGCAGATAATATTTTGCAAGGTGGTGCTGGTGCCGATACGCTGACAGGCGGTGCAGGCAAAGATATTTTTGTCTACGCCAGCGCGAGTGATTCTTCCAATACCACAGGTTATGACACCATCACGGATTTCCAACGCGGTATAGACAAGATCGATCTGTCAGCGCTGAATCAAAATAAAGACTTGCAGTTTGTCGACTCTTTCACCGGACTTGGCAATGAAGCACTGCTTGACTGGGATGCGGGTAGCAACACGACCAATCTGTGGTTGAATTTTGCAGGCCAGACCACACCAGACTTTCTTGTACATATTGTTGGTCAGCCCTCTGCGGCCACCGATTTTATCGTGTGATGTAGCAAGGACGGGGTAACCCGTCCTTTTCTGTTATCGATTTGGGGCCACTATGAAAAAATTAATCATCGCGGCGCTGTTAAGTGCAATAAGCGGAGGATGTATGGCGAGTAGTCTGAAGTTGCCTTCAGCAAGTGAACTAAGCGGTGCATGGCAATTGCGTGGTGGAGAACAACACTGTGAGGTTGTACTGCACAACACGCAGTTAGTGGACAACATCTGGCGCCTTGACGGTGATGCGCAGTGTTTAAAAGCGCTGCTATCCGATGTTCCTGCCGGCTGGCGGCCGACGCCGGACGGTATCACTCTGACGAAAGAACAGGGCCAATCTGTAGCGTTCTTTAGCAAGGAAAAAGAGGGCTATACGCTGATATTGCCTGATGGCAGTACACGTACGTTGCATAAGCAGCCCTGACAGGAGAGGCAAACGCAGTGAGTCAACTATCAAATAAGGAACGTTCGTTGTTGAGTATACTGCGTCCTTTCCGGCGCAGCTTCTGGAGCATTGGGATTTTCAGCGCCATCGTTAATCTACTGATGCTGTCGCCTTCTATTTACATGCTTCAGGTTTACGATCGCGTACTGGCTTCGGGCAATGGCACGACATTGCTAATGCTCACCTTGCTGATTGCCGGGTTGGGGATATTCATGGCGGCGCTTGAATGGGTGCGGAGTCTGGTTGTCGTCCGACTCGGTACGCGGATCGATCTGCAACTGAATCAACAGGTCTTCAACGCTGCGTTTGAACGCAATCTGGAAGCCGGTGAGGCAAAAGCGGGTCAGGCACTGAACGATCTCACGCAACTGCGGCAGTTTATTACGGGCAACTCACTGTTTGCCTTCTTCGATATCCCCTGGTTCCCCTTCTTTTTATTAGTGCTGTTCCTAATCCATCCGGTTCTTGGCCTGCTGGCGCTGGGGGGAACGGTGGTGCTGGTGCTGTTGGCCTGGCTGAATCAGTATCTCACCACATCGACTTTAGAAAAGGCGAGCCACGAGGCGTTACAGGCGACCCATCTTGCAGATACGCAACTGCGTAATGCCGAGGTGATTGAATCGATGGGAATGTTATCTAATTTACGTCGCCGTTGGCTGGGGCAACACTATCGCTTTATTACCCTGCAAAATCTGGCCAGCGAACGGGCTGCGGTTGTCGGGGCGGCGTCAAAACATTCCCGCATCTTTTTACAATCGCTGATGCTCGGTGTGGGGGCAATGCTAGCGATTAAGGGCGAGATCACGCCGGGGATGATGATTGCGGGGTCAATTCTTGTTGGACGCGTGCTGAGCCCAATCGATCAGCTTATTGGTATTTGGAAACCGTTGAGTAGTGCGCGGCAAGCGTGGCATCGGCTGAATCGAATTATGACGGCTTATCCGCCCAGAAGCGAGACGATGACGTTGCCCGCGCCAGTGGGTCAGCTCAGCGTCGAGAATGTGTTATTACAGACCCCGCAAGGGGCGTCACGATTGCAGGATATCCATTTCTCGCTTCAGGCGGGGGAAACGCTGGCAATTTTGGGCGCATCGGGTTCAGGTAAATCGACGTTGGCACGTTTACTTGTCGCGACGCAAACACCGACGCGTGGCAAGGTTCGATTGGATGGTGCCGATCTCAGTCAGGTAGATAAAACAGTGTTTGGCCCGGCAATGGGCTACCTGCCGCAGGATGTGCAGCTCTTTAAAGGCACGCTGGCGGAAAATATTTCCCGTTTTGGCGATCATGACGCGGAAAAAATCGTCGCGGCGGCGAAGCTGGCTGGCGTCCATGAGATGATTCTTAGCCAACCACAGGGGTATGACACGCCTCTCGGCGCTGACGGCAACGGGCTATCGGGTGGGCAGCGGCAGCGTATCGCACTGGCGCGCGCGGTGTATGGCGCTCCCTGCCTGCTGGTACTCGATGAGCCAAACTCCAGCCTCGACAACGAAGGCGAAGTCGCGTTGGCGCAGGCAATCTCACACCTTCAGAAGCGGGGAGCGACGGTGGTACTGATTACCCATCGTCCTGCATTAACCACGCTGGCGCATAAAATTCTGGTTCTCAATCAGGGTAAGCAACAGCGATTTGGGCCTGCGCGCGACATTCTGAACGAATTGCAGCCGCGTCGTGCTGCGAACCAAGCACAAATGACACCTTCTGCCGCTGTCCAGCAGTAACAGGGAATGAAAGAAAACAGGGAAAGACATGTCCGCATCTGAATTAAGTGAAGAGAATATGAACCAGACTGCGCGGCGCGATGAGAAACGTGCCGTGCGTCTGGGGTGGTTGCTGGTGCTTGCCGGATTCGGCGGTTTTCTCCTGTGGGCACTGTTTGCGCCGTTGGATAAAGGCGTCATGGTTAATGGCAGCGTCGTGATTTCCGGTAATCGCAAGGTTGTGCAGCACAATCAGGGCGGTATCGTTGATAAAATTCAGGTGAAAGACGGCGACAAGGTTGAGGCTGGGCAGATTCTATTAACGTTGAATGAGGTTGATGCACGTTCGGCAAGCGAAGGGCTGGATGGTCAGTATTTACAGTTGGTGGCGCGAGAAGGTCGTTTGCTTGCTGAGCAGCAGCGCCTGAGTGATATGGTTATGACACCTCGCCTGCAACCGCTAGCCGAAAGGCCGGAGATGAGCGTGATTACGGCATTACAGCGCGATTTACTGCGCAGCCGTCAGCAGTCTCTCAAGCTTGAGGCGGAAGGAATGCGTTCGAGTATTGCAGGAAT
Proteins encoded in this window:
- a CDS encoding matrixin family metalloprotease → MALRDLQDEDTATSALDAAGTGFSDVAPLFYNHVRGDDVVLKGKPSFTSEQAGWQIVRDGLTWNGTNVFGKSADLTYSFLQNVKSIPSGDQGFVKFSAAQEQQAKLSLQSWSDVANLTFTQVSPTQKATITFGNYTRDSSGRMDYDTQAYAYMPGNHSAAGSAWFNYNADTVRNPATEYGKQTLTHEIGHALGLNHPGDYNAGEGNPTYRDVTYAEDTRQYSLMSYWSEQNTGGDFKGHYAAGPLIDDIAAIQLLYGANMDTRTGDTVYGFNSNTGRDFYTTNSNSQKLIFSVWDAGGNDTFDFSGYKDNQIIDLNEGRFSDVGGLKGNVSIAHGVTIENAIGGSGNDIIIGNSADNILQGGAGADTLTGGAGKDIFVYASASDSSNTTGYDTITDFQRGIDKIDLSALNQNKDLQFVDSFTGLGNEALLDWDAGSNTTNLWLNFAGQTTPDFLVHIVGQPSAATDFIV
- a CDS encoding proteinase inhibitor, yielding MASSLKLPSASELSGAWQLRGGEQHCEVVLHNTQLVDNIWRLDGDAQCLKALLSDVPAGWRPTPDGITLTKEQGQSVAFFSKEKEGYTLILPDGSTRTLHKQP
- a CDS encoding type I secretion system permease/ATPase, with the translated sequence MSQLSNKERSLLSILRPFRRSFWSIGIFSAIVNLLMLSPSIYMLQVYDRVLASGNGTTLLMLTLLIAGLGIFMAALEWVRSLVVVRLGTRIDLQLNQQVFNAAFERNLEAGEAKAGQALNDLTQLRQFITGNSLFAFFDIPWFPFFLLVLFLIHPVLGLLALGGTVVLVLLAWLNQYLTTSTLEKASHEALQATHLADTQLRNAEVIESMGMLSNLRRRWLGQHYRFITLQNLASERAAVVGAASKHSRIFLQSLMLGVGAMLAIKGEITPGMMIAGSILVGRVLSPIDQLIGIWKPLSSARQAWHRLNRIMTAYPPRSETMTLPAPVGQLSVENVLLQTPQGASRLQDIHFSLQAGETLAILGASGSGKSTLARLLVATQTPTRGKVRLDGADLSQVDKTVFGPAMGYLPQDVQLFKGTLAENISRFGDHDAEKIVAAAKLAGVHEMILSQPQGYDTPLGADGNGLSGGQRQRIALARAVYGAPCLLVLDEPNSSLDNEGEVALAQAISHLQKRGATVVLITHRPALTTLAHKILVLNQGKQQRFGPARDILNELQPRRAANQAQMTPSAAVQQ